The stretch of DNA CGTACTTTCACAGTATATCTCAACGTACAAGCGGAGTGATGTCACCGTCAGCCTTTACGCGCACAGCTATGTTCAATCTTCCATCATCGCCAAAATTCCTGGTACCAATAAGGCTGGACCAGTCACAATTCTTGGTGCTCACATGGACTCCATCAATTTGAGCAATCCCACTAGTGGGCGTGCACCTGGTGCTGATGATGACGGCACAGGAACTGTCAATCTCATCGAGGCCTTCAGAGTTTTGCTTGCGGCTGGATTCAAGCCAACAAATCCTGTTGAATTTCATTGGTATGCTGCCGAGGAAGTTGGTCTCCTCGGCTCACAGGCGATTGCAACCAATTATAAGAGCTCTGGGGTCAATGTCAGGGCATTCATGCAACTGGACATGTCAGGCTAGTATGTCGTGTTTCGCAGATAAATGTTGTACTTTTTCTAATTTGTTTAATTCCACGCGAAGCTTCAAACCCGGTACTACCGAAGTCATGGCCCTCCAAGCGGATTACATTGACGCCAACTTGAACACGTTCCTCAAAGCGCTTATTACTGCTTACTCCAGAATTCCTTGGGCCATGGATAAACCTGTACGCCGAATATTCCCATTATTTTGCCTTCATTTTATAATCTGTCGTATCCCACAGTGCGGATATGCATGCTCCGACCATGCCAGCTGGTATAAAGCAGGATTCCCTTCGGCTTTCCCTTACGAAGCAGTGACCGGTAACGACAACCCTAATATCCACAAGGCAGCAGATACCACCAGCGTATCTGGCTTCTCATGGGCGCACTCACTGGAGTTCGCTAAAATCGCTGTTGCCTTTGCTTATGAGCTTGCTATCTAATGAGGGTTTCTAATGAGGGTTGTCGGAATGTAGCAGAGCCGATTAATACAAATTTCTCAGCCTTGACTACCACGACTTTAAGATTATACCGCCTGATTAGTATGCATTTGACATAGATCTGTGACAGGTCCTGATATATATGAGGCCGACATCCTCGATACCAGGAATGCAATCCTCCCATCCTCGTATAGGGATTGGTCACTATTGATCAGTCCTACTTTGACTATCCCTGTGTTAAAAATTTTTCTGCGCTATTGAAGGCTATCGATCATTGTAATTGAAGCAGGGATGGTGGCTATGCAGTTTATCTCACGTGTTAATTCTAGTTTCCCACAGTCACTGTCGGTAGATACTCAAATTTTATTTCTTGACCGGGCTCTCCATCCCGACTCACTTTATACGTTTCCAGCACAGATATATTCAAGCCTGATTTATACCCTTGATACTATATGTGAGTTACTTTCTACGATCACGGTTCTGGACGATGAATTAGTATCGACATTTGCACGTCAGTCAGAGTATCTGTTCTTCTGGGCTGATACAACAGACGATATCTTGCTTGACTGACCCATCTTTCTGTCATGTGTATTTGTCTTGACTTGCGCTGACTTGAAAACTACCTAGATTTGGCTTTGCAGCCACACACCAACAGTTTACGTAGCCCAAGTTTTAGTTATAGTGAGTCTAGAATATTGTGTGACAGGGAGAAGAAACGTTAGAAATCATGTACCCTACTGTACCTCGTCATCTCTTTAGCTAATAACCCTTTCTTTACGCCAAACCACGTCTGCAACTTCCCCAGTTGACTTCCTTCTGAATCATGTCGACCTCAGGTCAGAATCCATCCGGAGCTCGAGGTTCATCGGGTCCTTCGACTTCAGGAAATGGCACCCAGGCAAAATCTGGCGCATTGGTACCCACAAATAATGTTACAACCGGTGATGGCATGACTGTTCGAACTCGTATCGATCCAACCCTTACAGTGGACGATGTCATGAAACAACTCTGTATTAACTT from Psilocybe cubensis strain MGC-MH-2018 chromosome 7, whole genome shotgun sequence encodes:
- a CDS encoding Leucine aminopeptidase A, with amino-acid sequence MHFPVALSLLLSALPLVANAGPIQTAEIKSNVAKGLRLLSLAEGAEPVWKTEDEVFGLLRAGVKFFDVTEVYEEEQKLSSSRVAAKAAALATFPTSVSYKSVLTPILATVSTSNMQSKLSTLSSFNNRYYKASTGASASTWIKDTIADYISTYKRSDVTVSLYAHSYVQSSIIAKIPGTNKAGPVTILGAHMDSINLSNPTSGRAPGADDDGTGTVNLIEAFRVLLAAGFKPTNPVEFHWYAAEEVGLLGSQAIATNYKSSGVNVRAFMQLDMSGYFKPGTTEVMALQADYIDANLNTFLKALITAYSRIPWAMDKPCGYACSDHASWYKAGFPSAFPYEAVTGNDNPNIHKAADTTSVSGFSWAHSLEFAKIAVAFAYELAI